CTTCTATCACGAATCAACACAAAAGTGGGTGTGAGTGGGTTGGGAGGGCAAGGAATCGAGATCGAGGAAGAAACACTGAAGTTAGCCCGAGTTTACACCTTCCTGCTGTCATTCACTGCTGAGTTCATTCACTCGTGGAAGCAGCTTTTCCATGAAACTTTTCACGGCCATCATTTCCTGAAGCAGTAAAAGAACAGTCAGATAATGTGCAGGAGCATCAACAGGAAGTACAGAGAAAGACACGAAAAGAGGGAAAACGAGAGAGGACATACTCAGCTAAACGGATATTATCGAAAGTTCTCACCTCCTGACTAGTGCTGTGCATGACTCCAGGGTAGGTCTTAAACTGGACTTTACTCGGGTTTAACACAGATTTCAGTTTCTCTGAAGTGAGGTTTCCGAACCGGACAGGAATCATGGGGTCAGCCTCCCCGTGACATTGCAGGATGGAAACGTCTTTGTTAACACCACTTGCAGCCTGAAGTCGGAACACAAATGGACTTTCAAGTTTATACAATCTCCCTGGACAACCTCTACATTCCTGTATATCAACGTTTCTAAATATCAGCGTATTAGAGGCACAATGGACAGAAACATTTCACCATTTCATTCTAGCTAATAAACAATACCTTTTTTACCAATACTTCTTGATACTGTATTCTAATAGCTAAACTCTTTTTCACCAAGATGAAAGCTGTTGATGgctttttttatcattaaattGCAGAGCAGCAAATAAGTTCATTTATTTTGATGGAGGAACCAAAAGCCTTCTAGAAGTTTTTTGCAGAACGAGCTCAGAGACCTGTATGCTATATACAAATCGGGGCTGTTCTGCTAAAAAAAAGGGGACACTTTAACAACACCAGCTTTTGTAGATGTCACAAATACCCATTTTAACCTCAAAATTTCAGTGTCGCTTCATACATTCTTGCAGACTTGTGCGGTCATACCTGAGGGAATGTTTTGTGAAGGGGCAGCCAGCAGCTCAGTCCGACTACGCCTGCGAGTTTGTGTTCACAGGTAAGGGCTGTGTACAGAGAGAGCGCCCCTCCCTAAAGAGAAGCAGACGAGTATTTGTTACACGTAAGAGGAAAATTACCTTTCAGAGAAGGGCATGGGAACCTGTACacaaaaaaagggcaaaagAAGCGTTAACCACAAACCGTAACTGAATGGACTGATAAAGGTGTAGTTTTATTATCCAATGAAGTTGCTAGGCTGGCCATCAGTAGCTATATTTGTTGTGTGTGGGCTATAAGCTTCTTAACATTATAATGTCCCATTCCAACCATTATCTAATAAATTAGCTAACAAGTTACAGGTACGTTTTACCTTCTACAAAATACCAGCATGGTTTATGATGCGCAGTCAAACCTAACTAGTTTGAAGTGAAGGAAACATTGTTGGTCTGTTTACCTGAAAGAAGAGGACTGATGATTACGGCTACAGAATATAAGCAACGCTTACACACTGCTCACAATTTAATCTCCTCTGGAATATGCCTGGCAAAATGGCACACTAGCATGCTAAAAAGGCTAATGCGCCATTAATTATGAAACAAGTGGAACTAAGAAGCCCACCACGTTCTGCATTCAACACAAAGGTGATTGGGACACTGTTAAAAGGAACATGTCTTTCAAATAAATAACTGTTCTTTTAAGTGAGTTATATGTCATTATCACCAATGTGAATATTGAACATATGCTTGTCTGTGCACAAAGTGAAGTGACTGATTTTATCCAATCATCTTTTGTCATTAGCCATGCCATGGAAGACTGCAAGAAAACACTGAAAGACTGGAAAGAGAACGACGGGTGGGATGGGTTACAGAAGAACAGGTACacataaaaaaaggataaaaggaCCGGAAGCAGCAGCAAAAACATAACATTGACCAGCTCACACTAGCAACTGGTGCATAAAGACTTTGTTTCTTGTACAGATACAACTCAATACAAGCACACACACCTGTGAAAATCCGCCCAGGATTATCCTGTGTGCTGGAATGCCATTCTTTACTTCATGTTCAATGATACTCTTAACTGAAAGAGAAGGAAGAATTGTCACCACTGGTAACTACACACTTCTACATGTCTTTGGCAGAGCTGTGCACCACCACAACCATGGACAGACAAAACTGCTCCTGAGAGCAAAACACGAATTATACAGTTTACTTATATCTAGATCCAGAGGCGGCTAGACGACAGCATAACCCATTGAGAACCACTTTACACTACAAGAGCTGAGCAATTATCTTTTAACTTTCTTCAATCCTAATTTTGCcctagttttttttactatttttattagaGAGAAGTTGCTTATGTCAAAAAACATCAGTGTAAGCCAGGGTAATCAATTAATCCAACATACGTTGCAACCAAAGGAAGTTATTTCTCTTGCTTCTCCCTTTTTCCTCTTGATGCTTTAGGGCACGATGCTTTTATGACTCTTTATCAGAAGGTAGTGCAAGATGAGAAGACGCTTATAGACACCAGGAGTCCTCTTTTAAATACGTACAAGCCCTGATTATTTCATGGTAACGATACTGGGTCTGtgtatttatagatttttttagatCACAGCCCTGATTCATAAGAACAGAAGATCATCAGATTCCAGCAGGGTACCTGCTAAACTGGCCAATTCTTCCTACTCTTTCTGTATGCTCATAATTACACCAAGCCCAATTATATAACATCAGCTCGGAGGCTGCAACATCAGACTACCCACCATGATCCCCAGTGAAAGAGGTGCTACAGAAACAAGTTTAACCCATGATGACTGGCACTAGTCCTATTGTTTGTCTGTGACTCACCTGGCACATCACAGGTCACAAAAAGGTTAAACAACTTAGGAACCAGATATGACTGTATGCATATAGATCTGTATAAAATTCCAGGAGTCATGGAACCTACATTTCAGAAATAACCGCCTCGCTATTTAACAACTACTGTTCTATGTATCACTTGTTGGTttgcaaaatgtgttaattacGATGATTTCATCAGTTAACTGGTTGGGTACTTGAGCATGCCTCTGctgtaaaatatatctatagCCAATATATGGTTCCTTACTGCCATCTGCTGCCTTCTTGATCCCAGCCTCGTCTTCTGGAGCATCAGGACTCAGGCCCATCAAGTCAAACCTGTACAGACAGAAGTGTGAAGCCCTTACTTGAACTAAGCACATATATATTCCCAGGCCCAATAGCTAGGAGCATGCACTCACCATGCTGGCATCATCATCTTCATATTCAGTGTGACTGGTATACGAGGCCTagaatcatgaaaaaaaaaaaaaaacagtaaggcTTTGTGAGAATCAGGAACACTCATGCTTCAACACTATATTAACATGAAGGTTAAAGGCACACAGATGTGTCGCAACGTCGACTGGAACATTTGAAGAAATGGCACAAAGCATGTACAAAATATACTTACGCATGGGGACAAATATATTTCACGTGGGGCAGTCGTATACCAGATAAGGCCTCAGCCCAGCCATGTCTGCAAAATAAACACAGATTGAAATCACATTAGCTACAACCTAAACGAAGCAAAGTCAGAGTGATAAATACATACAGTGCAGTGTAAACACGTATTCATAGTACCCAGGGAATACACTAGGACGTACAAGGATAAGTAACTGCATTATTAAATGAATACTTTAACAtgctcattacattacattcttGTGTTAAAGTAAAGGTATATTGTCATTTTAGATTTCCCTTTAAAGACTTGAGTTCTGCAGCAAGGACTGGCACTtgaacacagaaaataaattaacatgCCAAATCGTGGCTGGCAGACGAATGGCGCCGTAAAACACGTAGATACCGGCACTTCATAGAAATGCACATCCTGTGTATCCATCCCCTTCTACACGACAAATCGGAGTCTTCAACTTACCCTGTATCCCCAAGGCCATGGAGGAATATGACCTGTTAACGACAGAAGTACACGTATCaagtgtctaatatatatatatatacactgattcaCTGCATGATGCCCTCCTCTAGCTCCCCAAAGCAGCCCATTTCAAATGTAAAATCCCTTATTCTAAAGTAGTGTGTGATTCTACTCCAATGACTCCTCCACCCGGTCCTGGCCATCATGACATTCCTTTCATTAAGAATGTTCTTAAACTGCACAATCTCTCTGGAAATCAATCCAGAATAAGCTCTCTCTTTTTCCAAGAAATCCATTAAATATacttcttaaaaaaattaaaacattcaaCAAGAACTCAACCTCTGTCCTTTGTAGTTCTTCATCACCCCCTATGGCATTTCCTGGCTCCACCCCCTAATCTTTCCCATATGTTTTGGTTGCCCCTCATTCCAGTGATTATATAATCTACCAGGATATGCCTTCTCTATGGATTTAGTCCTTATTATGAAGGTGATCTTGTTCTCATCTGCTGCTTATactcataatataaaatatgcatagGTGTCTGGAAGCAGAGATTAGATATCAGACAGTTAAATCACTCAAGTGTAAAGGTTAGCATCCTCAATTATCCTCCCACGCCTGACACCAGTAATGACTGGGTGGGGTTTGTATAACTGTTTAAAAATCATATACGATCATATCCGTATATTCACACAACCGTATTTACTACGCTGCATATACTTGCATATTGATCTGTGCTCCCAACCTATGCCCGGGCATTGTACATTTCTGTAAGTGTCTAGCGTATATTTCCATGTATCTACATTGA
This sequence is a window from Spea bombifrons isolate aSpeBom1 chromosome 2, aSpeBom1.2.pri, whole genome shotgun sequence. Protein-coding genes within it:
- the LYPLA2 gene encoding acyl-protein thioesterase 2, whose protein sequence is MCGNNMSVPLLTDAVTVPGTERETAVVIFLHGLGDTGHGWAEALSGIRLPHVKYICPHAPRIPVTLNMKMMMPAWFDLMGLSPDAPEDEAGIKKAADGIKSIIEHEVKNGIPAHRIILGGFSQGGALSLYTALTCEHKLAGVVGLSCWLPLHKTFPQAASGVNKDVSILQCHGEADPMIPVRFGNLTSEKLKSVLNPSKVQFKTYPGVMHSTSQEEMMAVKSFMEKLLPRVNELSSE